The Inmirania thermothiophila nucleotide sequence GCGTCGTTCTCGCAGGCGAGGACGAGCACCCGCGGCTTCTCCTCGAACTCGTCCGGGATCTCCACCGCCTTGAGCTGTTGGCCCACGGTCTCCACCGAGTAGTTCTGGAAGGAGATCACCCGCACCGGGCAGGCCCCCATGCAGGTGCCGCAGCGGCGGCAGCGGGCCTCGTTGAAGACGGGATAGCGCTGCTCGTCCTCGTCGATGGCGCCGAAGGGGCACTCCACGGTGCAGCGCTTGCACTGGGTGCAGCCCTCGCGGCGGAAGCTGGGGTAGCTGAGGTCCCCCACGCGCGGGTGCACCGCACGGCCCTGGGCCGCGTTCTCGATGGCCTGGATCGCCTTGAGGGCGGCGCCGGCGGCGTCCTCCATGGCCTGGGCCATGTCCATGGGGCGGCGCACGGGTCCCGCGAGGTAGATGCCGGTGCGCCGGGACTCGTACGGGAAGCAGATGAAGTGGCTGTCGGCGAAGCCGTCCTTGAGCTTGGGCACATCCGGGCCCTGGCGGTAGGTCAGGTTGAGGATGGACTCCACCGGCACCTCCACGGTGGCCTGCTCCTCGGCCACCGCCTCGGGATCGAAGTCCACCCCGGAGTTGGGGATCATCCCCGTGGCCAGCACCACGAGATCCGCCCGTGCCGCGGTGTCCTCGTCGAGGATGAGATCCTTGAAGCGGACCTCGAGGCCGCCGTCGGCGGGCACCACCTCGCGGACCTCGCCCTTGGCGAAGACGATCCCCTTCTCCTGGCCCGCGCGGTAGAAATCCTCGCCCGGCGCCCCGGGGGTGCGCAGGTCGGTGTAGAGGACCGTGGCGTCGATCGCCGGATCGCGGTCCTTGAAGTACATAGCCTGCTTGATGCTGGTCAGGCAGCAGTGGCCCGAGCAGTAGGGCAGCTGTCCCTCCTCGTCGCTGCGCTGGCCCGCGCACTGGACGAAGACGACGCTGCGCACCTCCTTGCCGTCGGAGGGGCGGCGGATGGGGCCGTCCCCCGCCTCGCGGGCGAGGGCCTCGAGGCCCGCCTGATCCACCACGTCGGGGCTCTTGCCGGCACCCAGGTGGGGCAGCCGCGAGAGGTCGTAGGGGGTGAAGCCGGTGGCCATGACGATGGCGCCGGCCCGGACCGTAGTGCTGGCGCCGCTCTCGCCCGCCACCTCGGCCTCGAACCGCCCCGGCGCCCCGCTGGTGCGGGCCAGGTGGCTGTTGAGATGGACCGTGATCCGGGGGTGCGCCTCGACCCTGGCGATGAGCTCGTCGATGCCGGTGGGTTCGGGGTCGCGGTAGGGGGCGCGCTGGGGGATGCGCCGGTGCATGCGCGCGGCGTGCCCGCCGAGCTCGCCCCGCTTCTCCACCACCACCACGTCGTAGCCCGCCTCGGCCGCCTCCAGCGCCGCGGTGAGCCCGGTCACGCCGCCGCCCACCACCAGCACGGTGCGGCAGAGGGCCGCCTCCGGGTTGGCCTGCGGCACCTGCAGATGCTTGATCTCGGCGCAGGCCATGCGGACGTAGTCCTCGGCCATCTCCTGGGTCGTCTCGCGCGCCTCCTCCTCGTCCGGGCGGACCCAGATCACGCCCTCGCGCAGGTTGGCGCGGCTTACGGCGACGCCGTCGAAGCGGAAGGCCTCGGTCTTGGCCCGCGGCGAGCAGGCGGCGATTACGATGTGGGTGGCCTCGCCCGCCTCGAGGTCGGCGCGGATCATGCCCACGCCCTCGCCGCCGCAGAGGAACTCGTGGGTCTTGACATAGCCCATGCGGCCCTCGCGCTCGGCGATCTTCGCCAGGGCGTCGACGTCGAGCCGCTCGCCGATGCCGCAGCCGCTGCAGATGTAGGCCCCGAACTTCTTCTCGTCCGCCACTGGATCAGCCCTCCGTGCCGGCCGCGCGGTTGACCACCTGGATGGCGCGCAGCGCCGCCGCCGTCGCGCTCTGCGCCGCGCGGTTGACGTCCAGCGCGTCCTCGGCGCAGCCGGCGGCGAAGATGGCGCCGTTGGCCGGGTCGCGCTCGATGAAGCCGTGCTCGTTGCCCGCCACCGCCACCGGCAGCTCGGAGGCCTTCACCGCCGGCTCCATCCCCGTGGCGAGCACCACCAGATCGTAGGGTTCGGCGTAGCGGCGATAGCCCTCCGTGTCGACCCCGTGGAGGACCACCCGGCCGTCGTCGCCGCGGGTGATGTTGGCCACCTTCGACTTGATGAAGCGGATCTTGGGATCGCGGCGCACCGCGCGGTGGAAGTCGTCGAGGCGGTCGATGGCGCGGATGTCGATGTAGTAGATGTCCATCTCGACGTCCTCGCCCAGGGCCTCGCGCACGTAGTGGGTCTGCTTGAGGGTCGCCATGCAGCAGATCCGCGAGCAGTGCTTGAGGTGGTTGACGTCGCGCGAGCCCGCGCACTGGATGAAGGCGATGCGCCTCGGGGGCTCGCCGGTGGAGGGGCGCTGGATGCGGCCGCCGGTCGGCCCCATGGGGTCCGCCATGCGCTCGAACTCCATGTTGGTCACCACGTCGGCGTAGCGGTCGTGGCCGTAGGGCTGGATCCGGTCGGCGTCGTAGGGGCGCCAGCCGGTGGCCCAGATGATGGCGCCGACGTTGACCGTGGCCTCGCTCTCGCGCATGTCCAGGTCGATGGCGCCGTAGCGGCAGGCCGCCTTCGCCCGCTCGGCGTCCTCGCTGCCGAGGATGCGCGGGTCGATGACGTAGCGCTGCGGGAAGGCCATGGGGTGGGGGAGATAGGCGCCCTTGCGGCGGCCGAGGCCGAGCTGGAACTCGTCCTCGAACTCCGCCTCCACAACCTCGGCGCAGGCGCCGCAGGCGGTGCAGTCCTCGGTGACGTAGCGCGGGCGCGTGCGCAGGCGGACGCGGTAGTCGCCGGGGCCGCCCTCGATCCCCACCACCTCGGTGAGGGTGAGCACGCGCACGCGCGGATTGGCCTTGAGCCGCCGCAGGTTGATCTCGATCCCGCAGCTCGGCACGCAGAGCTTCGGGAAGTAGCGGTGGAGCTGGCTCACCCGGCCGCCGAGGCTGGGGGATTTCTCCACCAGGATGACGGGCTTGCCCACCTCGGCCGCCTCGAGGGCCGCGGTCATGCCGCTGATGCCGCCGCCGACGACGAGGATCGTCTGGCTCGTGGCGATCGCCTCGCTCATGCAACTCCCTCCCCGCTCGGCCGCCCCGGCAGGGCCTGTGCTAGGCTTGGGCGGCGCAGTCCGGCGAGTAGCATACTGGCCGTCGGGTGCCGGCTTCCACGTCTAAGTGGCGATTTCTCAATAGAAATTTCTTGGGCGCGGATAGAGCCCCCCTATAAATGAGCTTTATGGACGAGTTTCCGGGCGCCATCGCACCCCCGCCGGCCGAGGCCCCCTACTACGAGCCGGTGGGCGACGAGGTGGCCGTGTTCGAGGCGGCCTGGCGCAGCCGCCTGCCGGTGCTGCTCAAGGGGCCCACCGGCTGCGGCAAGACCCGCTTCGTCGAGCACATGGCGTGGCGGCTCGGCCGCCCCCTGGTGACCGTCTCCTGTCACGAGGACCTCACCGCCTCCGATCTGGTGGGGCGCTACCTCGTGCGCGGCGGCGAGACCACGTGGGTCGACGGGCCGCTGGCGCGGGCGGTGCGCGCCGGCGCCATCTGCTACCTGGACGAGATCGTCGAGGCCCGCAAGGACACGACGGTGGTCATCCATCCCCTCGCCGACGACCGCCGCCTCCTCCCCATGGAGAAGCGGGGCGAGCTGCTGCAGGCGCCGCCCGAGTTCGGCCTCGTCATCTCCTACAACCCCGGCTACCAGAGCGTGCTCAAGGATCTCAAGCAGAGCACCCGCCAGCGCTTCGTCGCCCTCGAGTTCGATTATCCGCCCGAGCCGCTGGAGGCGCGCATCGTGGAGCGCGAGGGCGGGGTCGATGCCGAGACCGCGGCGCGCCTGGTGCGCTTCGGCCGCATGACGCGCAACCTGCGCGGGCAGGGGCTGGAGGAGGGGGCGAGCACGCGCCTGCTGGTGCATACGGCGCGGCTCATCGCCGCCGGGATCCCGCCGCGGGCGGCCTGCCGCGCGGCGGTGGCGCGGGCCGTCACCGACGACGCCGAGCTGGTGGCGGCGGTGGAGGAGCTCGCCGGCACGGTGTTCTGAGGGGGCGGCGGTGGGACGGGCGCCCGTCGAGGCCGTCGAGGCCCAGCTCGACCGCCTCTTGGAGGCGGTGCTCTCGTCGCGGCGCACGGCGGCGGCCCCGGCCCGCGCCCTCGCCGGGATGGCGCCGGCGGCCCGCGCCGAGGCGCTGCGCTGGGTGGAGGTGCTCGCGGCCGCCCACCCGGAGCTCGCCTACCGCCTGGCGCTCATGGCCCCGGCGGTGTGGCGCGTGGCCGACGCGGCGCTGCGCGAGGCGTGGCTGCGCGAGGCCCTTGATGCCTACGACCGGGGCGGGATGCTGGCGGGGCTTGCGGTCCTCGACGGCTTCGAGGCCTGGCGGGCGCGCCGCGCCGCCGAGGCGGCGGCGGTGCGTCTGGAGGAGGTGCGCGCGGTGCTCGAGGCCTTCGTGCGCGGGCTCTCGGGGCGGCCGCTTCGGATCGAGCCGGCGCCGCCGGGCGAGCCGCCCCACACCGACACCGAGGCCCTCTACCTGCCCGCGCGCATCGACCGCTTCGCGCGCCGGGAGGACAACCTCGCCCTCTACCGGGCGCTCGCGGTGCACCTGTGGGCGGAGGTGGGCTACGGGACCTGGCGGGTCCCCCGCTGGCTGGGCGAGGCGGGGGCGCACCTGTGGCGGGAGGGGCGGTGGGACCTCCTCGGGGTGGCGCAGGGGCGCTACGCCGATCCCTCGCGCCTCGCCGCCTGCTTCCACACGCTGGAGCGGCTGCGCCTCGACGCCCGGCTCGCCCGCGAGCTGCCGGGGGCGGCGGCGGAGCTCGCGCGGCTGCGGGCCCTCGCCGGCGAGGCCGCGGTGCCGCCGGGGTGGGAGGCGATGGCGGCGCGGCTCGCGCGCCCGGATGCGGAGGTGCGCGACAGCTACGCCCTGCTGGCGCAGGCCGCCACCGAGGCGCCGCCGCCGCCCCTCTGCTACCAGGGCGCCGCCCTTCCCGAGCGGGTGGAGGCGGTGCGCGAGGCGCGCGTGCGCCGCGAGGCCGAGGCGCTCGGGCGCCTGCTGGTGCGCGCCGATCCGCAGCGTGCGCCCCGCGGGCCGGCGCCCGCCGGGACGGAGGCGGAGGCGGCGGAGGCGGGCCGGCGCCTGCTGGAGGCGGTGCTCGAGGGCGGCCTTCGGGTGCCGCCCGAGGAGGCCCGCGCCCTGGTGCGCTCGATCGTGCTCGACTTCGGCGAGGTGCCGCCCGAGCACCTCGTCGCCGCCGGCGACGGGCTCTATCCGTGGAGCCCCGACGCGGCCCCGGGCGGCGGGGACGAGGCGACGCAGGAGGCCGACGGGGACGGGCTGCGCTACGACGAGTGGGACTACACCCGCCGCGGCTACCGGCGCGACTGGTGCGTCCTGCGCGAGCTGGAGGGTCCGGCGGGGGATGCCGGTTTCGTGGCGGGCGCGCTCGCGCGCCACCGCGGGCTGGTGCGGCGCATCCGGCGCGGCTTCGAGCTGCTGCGCGGCGGCGAGCGGGTGCTTCGGCGCGAGCGCCTCGGCGACGAGGTGGACCTCGACGCCCTCGTCGAGGGCCTGGCCGACCTGGCGCGCGGCGAGGAGCTGCCGGAGGGGCTCTTCCGGCGGCGGGTGCGCGACGCCCGCGACGTTGCGGTGCTGTTCATGGTGGACATGAGCGGCTCGACCCGCGGCTGGGTCAACACCGCCGAGCGCGAGGCCCTGGTGCTGCTGTGCGAGGCCCTGGAGACCCTCGGCGACCGCTACGCCATCTACGGCTTCTCGGGGACCACGCGGCTACGCTGCGAGGTCTACCGCATCAAGGGGTTCGACGAGCCCTACGGCGAGGCGGTCCAGGCCCGCATCGCCGGCATCGAGCCGCGCGACTACACCCGCATGGGCGTGGCCCTGCGCCACCTGGGGCGCCGCCTCGCCGCGGTGGAGGCGCGCACGCGGCTGCTGGTGACCCTCTCCGACGGCAAGCCCGACGACTTCGACGGCTACCGCGGCCGCTACGGCATCGAGGACACCCGCCAGGCCCTGCTGGAGCTCATGCGCGACGGCATCCATCCCTTCTGCATCACCATCGACGAGCAGGCCCGCGACTACCTGCCCCGGCTCTACGGCGCCGCCCGCTTCGTGGTCCTCGACGACGTCGCCGAGCTGCCGCGCAAGGTGGCCGACATCTACCGCCGCATCGCCACCTGAGGCCCCCCGGGGGGGCGGTCTTTCTTTTCTGGAACAATCGTTCCATAATTGCGCCATGCCGAGACCGCCGCAGTACGACCGGGACGAGGTGCTCGAACGCGCCATGGTGCAGTTCTGGCGCGACGGCTTCGAGGGCTCCTCGGTCCAGGACCTGGTGGAGGCCACGGGGCTGCAGCGCGGCAGTCTCTACGGCGCCTTCGGGGACAAGCGCGGGCTCTTTCTCGCCGCCGTCGAGCGCTATCTCGTCGAGCACGTGCGCCGCCGCCTCGGGCTCCTGCGCGGCGAGGGGCCGGCGCTCGCGCGGCTGCGGGCCTTCTTCGCCGACCTTGTCGCCTACAGCTGCGGGCCCGGGCGGGGCCGTGGCTGCATGGTGGCGAACACCGCGGTGGAGATGGCGCCGCGGGACGAGGCGGTGGGCGAGCGCATCCGCGCCATCCTCGGCGAGATGGAGGCGGCCTTCGCCGCGGTGGTGGCCGAGGGCCGTGCCGCCGGCGAGATCCGCGCCGACTGCCCCGCCGAGGCCCAGGCCCGGCTCCTCGTGGCGACCCTCATGGGCCTGCGCGTGCTCGCCCGGGCGGGGCTGCGGCGGGCCTTCCTCGAGGCCGTGGCCGAGGGCGCCGTGGCCGGTCTCGCCACCCCCCGCCGCTGACCCAGGCGGCTTCCTGCGCCCACGAGCAAGGAGGAGGACGACCATGCGCCAGATCCGACCCGGACAGCCGGCACCGCCCCTGGAGGTCACGCGCCTCGACGGCGGCCCCTGGCGGCTCGCCGAGCAGCGCCCGCCGCGCTTCACCCTCGTGCTCTTCTACCGCGGCCTGCACTGCCCCATCTGCCGCGTGCAGCTGCGCGACCTGGACCGCCGGGTGGCGACGTTCCGCGAGGCGGGCGTGGAACCCGTCGCGGTGAGCATGGACGATGCCGAGCGCGCCCGGCGCAGCCGCGAGGAGTGGGGGATCGCCGAGCTGCCCCTGGCCTGGGGCCTCGACGAGGCCACGGCGCGGGCCTGGGGGCTGTTCCTCTCGCGCGGGATCAAGGAGGGGGAGCCCGCGCTCTTCAGCGAGCCCGGGCTGTTCCTGGTGCGGCCGGACGGCACCCTCTACGGCGGCGTGATCCAGACCATGCCGTTCACGCGGCCGGACTTCGACGCCCTGCTCAAGGCCGTGGAGTTCATCGAGGCCAACGGCTACCCGCCGCGCGGGGAGGCGTGAGCCGTGGCGCGCATCGAGGCCTGCGTCTTCGACGCCTACGGCACGCTGTTCGACGTCCAAGCGGCGGCGCGGCACCTGGCGGCGCGGCTGGGGGATCGCTGGCAGCCGCTGGCGGAGGTGTGGCGGGCCAAGCAGCTCCAGTACACCTGGCTGCGGGCCCTCATGGGACGCTACGTGGACTTCTGGCAGGTCACGGGGGAGGCCCTGGATCACGCCCTGGACGCGGTGGGCCTTGCGGATGCGGGCCTGCGCGAGGAGCTCATGGGGCTCTACGCGCGGCTCGACGCCTACCCCGAGGTGCCGCAGGTGCTCGAGGCCTTGCGCGCCCGCGGGCTGCGCCTCGCGATCCTCTCCAACGGCGCCCCGGAGATGCTGGCCTCGGCGGTGGAGGCGGCGGGCGTGGGCGGTCTCCTGGACGCGGTGCTGTCGGTGGACGAGGTCGGCACCTACAAGCCCCACCCCTCGGTCTACCGGCTCGCCGTGGACCGCTTCGGGCTGCCCGCCGAGCGCATGGGCTTCGTCTCCTCGAACGGCTGGGACGCCCATGCCGCCAAGGCCTTCGGCTACCGTGTCGTGTGGTGCAACCGCCACGGTCTGCCCCGCGAGCGCATCCCGCAGGCCCCGGACGCCGAGGTGCGCGACCTCACCGCCCTGCCCGACGTCCTGGAGGGATTGGCGTGACCGTCATCGACTTCTTCTTCAGCCCCGTCTCGCCCTGGACCTATCTCGGGATGCCCCGCCTTCGCCGCATCGGTGAGGCCGCCCGCGCCGAGGTGCGCTACCGGCCCGTGGACCTCGGCCCCATCTTCGCCACGGTGGAGGTCAAGCCGCTGCCGCAGCGTCCCGAGCCACTGAAGCGGTACCGCCTGCAGGATCTGGCGCGCACCGCCGAGTTCCTGCGCATGCCGCTGGTGGTGGAGCCGCGCTTCTTCCCCACGGATCCGATGCCGGCCTGCCGCGTCATCGCCCAGGCCGTGGCCGAGGGGCGCGAGGTGGGCGAGCTTGCCGAGCGCATCATGGCCGCCTGCTGGGTGGAGGAGCGCGACATCGCCGACTGGGACACGCTCGCCCAGATCGGCAACGCCTGCCGCCTGGACGGGCCGGGCCTGATCGAGCGCGCCCGGCGTCCGGAGACCGCGCGCATGATCGCGGCCAACACCGAGGAGGCGATCCGCCGCGGCGTGATCGGCTCGCCCTGCTACCTGCTCGGCGAGGAGATCTTCTTCGGCCAGGACCGGCTCGACCAGCTCGCCTGGCGGCTCGGCCTGCGCGGGCCGGCGGAGGGGCTGGCATGAACGCCGCACGGCCCGTCCTCTACAGCGCCGCGGTCTGCCCCTTCGCCCACCGCGTGCGGCTGGCGCTGGCGGAGAAGGGGGTGCCCTGCGAGCAGGTGGAGATCGACCTCGATGCGATCCCCGACTGGTTCCGCAGGCTTTCCCCCTACGGCAAGGTGCCGCTGCTGGTCCGCGGCGAGGACCGCGTCTGGGAGTCGGCGGTCATCAACGAGTACATCGAGGAGGTCTGGTCGAGCCCGCCCCTGATGCCGGCCCGCCCGGGGCCGCGGGCGGAGGTGCGGATGTGGGTGGACCACGCCGACCAGCACTTCGTGTCCGACTTCTACCGCCTCCTGCTGGTCCAGGAGCCCGAGCGCCGGGCCCGCATCGCCGCGCGCCTCACCGAGACCTTGCGCTACATGGACCGCGAGGGGCCCGGCGCCCACGGCGGGCCGTACTGGCTCGGGGGGCGGGTGACACTCGCCGATCTCGCCTACTATCCCTTCTTCGAGCGCCTGGGCGTGCTGGAGCACTACCGCGGCTTCCGCCTGCCCGAGGACTGCCGCGCCCTGGCGCGCTGGCGGGTGGCGATGGCGGGACGGCCGGCGGTGGCGGCCTGCGCACGGGATCTCGGCTTCTACCTGCCCCGCTACGCCCGCTACGCCGACGCCACGGTGGACAGCGACACGGCACGCGAGGTCATGGAGGACGCCTGAGGCAGGAGGGGAGGGCGGTGAGCGAGGACAAGGTCTGGTACGTGGACATCGGCGGCACCCCGCACGGGCCGTGGAGCGCGGGGGAGGTGCGCGCCGCCCTGCGCGAGGGTCGCATCCATCGCGACACCCTCATCTACGGGCCCGGCATGACCAAGTGGGAGCCGGTCGGCTGGAACCCCCTCTTCGGCGAGCGGCCGCCGCCGGTGCCCCGCGCGGCCGTCCACCGCGAGCGCCTCGCCCACGACATCGACTTCCGCGTCCTCGGCAGCGAGATGCAGTACGTGGAGATCGAGCTCGATCCCGGCGAGGCGGTGGTGGCCGAGGCCGGCGCCCTCATGTACATGGACGAGGGCATCGCCATGGAGACCGTCTTCGGCGACGGGCGCGCCCAGGGCGGGATCATGGAGCGGCTGGTGGGGGCGGGCAAGCGGCTGCTCACCGGCGAGAGCCTGTTCATGACTGTGTTCACCCGCGAGGCCGCCGGCAAGGGGCGGCTGGCCTTCGCCGCGCCCTATCCGGGCAAGATCCTGCCCATGAACCTCGCCGAGCTCGGCGGCGAGCTGCTGTGCCAGAAGGAGGCCTTCCTCTGCGCCGCCAAGGGCGTGGCCGTGGACATCGCCTTCCAGAAGCGCCTCGGCGTCGGCCTCTTCGGCGGCGAGGGCTTCGTCATGCAGCGCCTGCGCGGCGACGGGCTGGCCTTCGTCCACGCCGGCGGCAGCATCCACGAGCGCCGCCTCGAGGCGGGGGAGGTGCTGCGCGTCGACACCGGCTGCCTGGTGGCGCTCGAGCCCACCGTCGACTACGACATCCAGTTCGTGGGCTCCATCAAGAGCGCGGTCTTCGGCGGCGAGGGGCTCTTCCTGGCGCGGCTCGCCGGACCGGGCACGGTCTGGCTGCAATCGCTGCCCTTCAGCCGTCTCGCCGGGCGCATCTGGCAGGCGATGCCCCGGGGCGGCGGCGACCAGGTGGGGGAGGGCTCCGTCCTCGGCGGCCTCGGGCGCATCTTCGAGCGCTGAGCCGCGGCTTGACCGGCTGGTCCGTGCGCTGTAGCCTTCGGCGCTCCCTGCCGGAGGGAGTGCGGCACCCATGCTCGAGGCGGTGATCTTCGACGTCGACGGAACCCTCGCCGACACCGAGGAGGCGCACCGGCGCGCCTTCAACGAGACCTTCGAGGCCTTCGGCCTGCCCTGGCACTGGGACTTCGAGACCTACCGCGAGCTGCTGCGCATCGGCGGCGGCAAGGAGCGGCTGCACCACTTCGTCGCCGAGCACCGCCCGCCGCTGCCGGAGGGGGAGGCGGTGGAGGAGCTGGTGCGCCGCCTGCACCGCGCCAAGACCGAGCGCTACGGGGTCCTCATCCGCAGCGGCGAGGTCGCCCTGCGCCCCGGTGTGCGCCGCCTGATCGAGGAGGCCGGCGCCGAGGGGCTGCGGCTCGCCGTCGCCACCACCACCAGTCCCGAGAACGTGGATGCGCTCCTCGCCACCCATCTTGGGCCGGACTGGGCGCGGCGCTTCGCCTTCGTCGCCGCCGGCGAGTGCGTCCCGCGCAAGAAGCCGGCCAGCGACGTCTACCACCACGTGCTGGACCGGCTGGGCCTGCCTCCCTCGGCCTGCATCGCCCTCGAGGACTCGGCCAACGGGGTCGCCTCGGCCCGCGGCGCCGGGGTGCCGGTGGTGGTCACCGTGACCGCCTACACCGAGGCCGACCGCTTCGACGGCGCCTGCGCCGTGCTCAGCGATCTCGGCGAGCCCGACGCCCCCTGCCACGTGCTCGCCGGCGAGGGGCCTGCCGCGGGCCACGTCACGGTGGCGGACCTGCGCCGCTGGGTCGGGGGCTGAGTCGGTTCTCAGGGCCCTTCGGCCCCGCCCTCAGCCAGGGCGCGCTCGGCGCGGGCGAGGACGGTCTCGGCGTCGCCTTCCCCGGGCCGCCAGGCCAGCGCCGCCACCCGCAGGCGGTCGAGGTCGGCCACGCCCCGCAGGCGCCGGCCCAGGGCGCGGAATACGGCCTCGTCGGGCTGCTCCAGGATCACGTGGACGCGCTCCCCGATGGCCTCCACCCAGTCGCCGCCGCGCAGCACCCGGCGCAGCTCCGCGGCCAGGGTCTCGGCGTCCTCGTCCTCGATGAGAAGCAGGGCCAGCCGGCCGCCGTGCCGCCCCACGGCGCGGATGCGCGCATCCAGGAGCGAGACGAAGCGGCGCCGGGCGGCCTCGGTGGCGGCCGGACTCGGCCGCAGGCGGCGCAGGTGCTGCAGCAGCGGGCGCAGGCGCCGGCCGAGGGCGCGGCCCTCGTCGGGATCCTCGTGCCAGAGCGCGCAGTAGCCGCCGCCCCCCTCGTCCACGGGAAGGATGGCGAAGGGTCCCACCGCCTCGCGGCGCCCGGGGTCCTCGCCGCCGGCCTCCTCGATCCCCTGCAGCAGCAGCAGAAGCATCCGCCGGCGCTCCGCGACGCCGGCGCCGCGCACGCGGTAGCGGGCCTCGTGCGGTGTCTCCCGCACCTCCACCAGGCCGTGCACGCCGGCCTCGGTCTGGGCCCAGTCGCGAAGCGCGGCCGCGAGGTCGGCGCCGTCGGCGCGGGCGGCGAGAAGATGAACCACGGCATCGAGGGCGCGGCGGTCGGCCCGGGGGTCGGCCTCCGCCTCGGCAGGCGCGGCCGGCGCCGCGCCGAGCGCCGAGAGCAGGGCCTCGGCGGTCTCCTCCGTGAGCGGGCGTTCGATCACCGTCCAGCCCGCGGGCGCCGGCAGCGGTGCCGGGTCGCGCAGAAGGTAGAGGGGCAGGCCGGGTGCGGTGCCGCGCAACCGCTCCATGAACCGGGCCATCCCCTCGGGCAGCCCCTCCTGGGCCGCGACGAGGGCGCGATGGCCGCCGATGCCGAGCAGCTCGAGGGCGTCCTCGGGGTCGCCCGTGGTCACCGCCGGGATGCCGTGGCCGTGGAGGAGGCGTCCCAGGAGGTCCCGCTCTCCCTCGTCGGGATGGAGCACCAGGACCGGCCCCGGCCCGGGGGTCGGCTCCTGGCCGAGCAGCGCCCGCAGCTCCTGCTCGCTGACAAGCCCACGCAGCTCGTTTCGCCCGGGGGGCGGATCCCGCGACGCCATGGCCATGAGCCGGCCCTCGGCCCCTAAGAGTCCCCTCAGGGCAGTGTGGCCGATGTCCCGCGCCGCCGCAAGGCGCCGGGCCGGCGCGTGCCGTGGCACCGAGGCGCCCCCCTCAGGAGACCGCCTGCGCCAGGGTGCGGAGGAAGGCGGCGTCGCCGCTGCTGCGCAGGAACAGCACCGGCTTGCCCTCGCGGCGGCACAGGCGCTTGAGGCAGTGGCAGGCGTTGTGGCTGACGCAGTCGACGGGGCAGACTACGAGGTCGCAGCCTGCGACCAGCGCCGAGAGCCGCTCGAGGGCCTCCTCGACGCCGCCGTCGTGGTGCAGCAGCTCGCCGCGTGCCGCGGCGATGCGCCGGCGCAGGCGGGCGACCACCCGCGGGCGCCCGCCGACGTAGAGGATGCGCCGCCCGTCGAGGCGCGGAAGTCCCGGGGCGGGGGCGTCGGCGCCCGGTGGTGCGGGGGTGGGCGCCGCCACGGGGGCGGCGGGCGCCGAGGCCGCCTCCCGCCGACGCGCCAGGCGCGCCTCGAGGGAGGCCACCCGGCGGCGCAGGCGCGCGAGCGCCCGCCCGGCGTCGGCCGCCGCGGGGTGCGCCGGGGCGGTGCGCAACCGCGCGAGCTCGGCCTCGCGGGCGGCGAGCCGCCCCTCGAGCTCGGCGATGCGGCGGTCGCGCTCGGCGAGGCGGGCCCGGGCCCGGGCGCGCTGCCGTGCGAGGAGCCGTCGCAGGCGCGCGTTCTCGCCCTCCACCTCGGCGGCCTCGCGCAGGCGGCGGGACGCCGCCGCGCCCGCGGCGTGGGAGAGCATGTGCACCTCGCCGTGGGCCTCGGCGGCGAGGGCGCCGTCGCTCAGCGGATGGGTCAGCAGCGCCCAGTAGGCCCCCGCGATCCGTCCCTGCGCCACCGCCTCGTGCCAGAGCCTGCGCAGGGTGTGCGCGTCGCGGGCGGCGGCGAAG carries:
- a CDS encoding DUF2325 domain-containing protein; translation: MRYGEPGGDLPAIFLHPEGVREAPRPAPTPTRRRRRRLHELEPGLLCSVVGTCLDGAELRAVARRHGLAGDAFAVHRRLVREAAGHGPIGRHLQRLFERKFEAEVRRFAAARDAHTLRRLWHEAVAQGRIAGAYWALLTHPLSDGALAAEAHGEVHMLSHAAGAAASRRLREAAEVEGENARLRRLLARQRARARARLAERDRRIAELEGRLAAREAELARLRTAPAHPAAADAGRALARLRRRVASLEARLARRREAASAPAAPVAAPTPAPPGADAPAPGLPRLDGRRILYVGGRPRVVARLRRRIAAARGELLHHDGGVEEALERLSALVAGCDLVVCPVDCVSHNACHCLKRLCRREGKPVLFLRSSGDAAFLRTLAQAVS